Proteins co-encoded in one Sulfuricaulis limicola genomic window:
- a CDS encoding heme lyase CcmF/NrfE family subunit, whose protein sequence is MSANILSLNLVELGHFCAYLAMLVALVQGLAPMAAHYLKQPRLAQISVNGSVAVFALTTLGGLSLIHAFVTSNFSVQYVAQNSNALLPLFYKVAALWGGHEGSLYLWVWVLTLYTMIVGIHGRKQYPEHLPVILAVQGWLVVGFFGLILFLSNPFERLFPVPPEGHDLNPLLQDPGMVFHPPMLYLGYVGFSVPFAFAMTALITRWRSELWIGLIRRWALIAWGFLTTGIILGGWWAYYELGWGGYWAWDPVENASFMPWLLGTALVHSITVQDRRRMLHAWNIFLVISTFSLSLLGTFLVRSGVLSSVHAFAVDPGRGAYILGFMTAVLTVSFGIFLARGRYQQAEEAITSFLSRESLFVWNNVLFLVACASVLLGTLYPLALDALSGQKITVGAPYFNIVMVPIFLVIVLLMAVGPLVPWRKANLARLRPRLLWPFLIGVAAAAAVLVFLPAVHWTGPVAVGLALFALANLITEFSRAIRQRRLQLKEPLPRACVKTVLGNRRHYGGMIVHFGIVVIALGLVGSGLFRSEAAINMAPGDVVEIAGERLRFEGVAPRRGQNYEAMQASLTLLNSGRMVRPERRQYMRQEMPMTETGIDSTMLRDVYVALGDTTSEGRWAVHVYVNPLVRFIWTGGLIILSGLLLSLSGRRANKISVTADERG, encoded by the coding sequence GTGTCAGCCAACATCCTTTCACTGAATCTGGTTGAACTCGGGCATTTCTGTGCCTATCTCGCCATGCTGGTGGCGCTGGTGCAGGGACTGGCGCCCATGGCGGCGCATTACCTGAAGCAACCACGGCTGGCGCAGATCAGCGTGAACGGCAGTGTCGCGGTGTTTGCGCTGACCACGCTCGGTGGTCTGAGCCTCATACACGCCTTCGTCACCAGCAACTTCTCGGTCCAATACGTCGCGCAGAACTCGAATGCCCTGTTGCCGCTCTTCTACAAGGTGGCGGCTCTGTGGGGTGGCCATGAAGGTTCGCTCTACCTGTGGGTGTGGGTGCTGACCTTATATACCATGATCGTCGGGATACACGGACGCAAACAGTACCCGGAGCATCTGCCGGTCATTCTCGCGGTTCAGGGCTGGCTGGTGGTCGGTTTCTTCGGCCTGATCCTGTTCCTGTCGAATCCGTTCGAGCGCCTGTTCCCGGTGCCGCCCGAAGGTCATGACCTCAATCCGTTGTTGCAGGACCCGGGCATGGTGTTTCATCCGCCCATGCTGTATCTGGGTTACGTTGGTTTCTCGGTGCCATTCGCCTTTGCCATGACGGCGCTCATCACGCGCTGGCGCAGCGAGCTCTGGATCGGTCTGATCCGGCGCTGGGCGCTGATCGCCTGGGGCTTCCTGACCACCGGCATCATTCTCGGCGGCTGGTGGGCCTACTACGAGCTCGGCTGGGGCGGTTACTGGGCCTGGGACCCGGTGGAGAACGCCTCGTTCATGCCGTGGCTGCTCGGCACGGCGCTGGTGCATTCCATCACCGTGCAGGACCGCCGGCGCATGCTGCATGCGTGGAATATTTTTCTGGTCATCTCGACGTTCTCGCTTTCCCTGCTGGGAACCTTCCTGGTGCGTTCGGGCGTGCTGTCCTCGGTGCATGCGTTCGCCGTGGATCCGGGACGCGGCGCCTATATTCTGGGCTTCATGACGGCCGTATTAACGGTATCTTTCGGCATCTTCCTGGCGCGTGGCCGCTACCAGCAGGCGGAAGAAGCGATCACCTCGTTCCTGTCGCGCGAGTCGCTGTTCGTATGGAACAACGTACTGTTTCTCGTCGCCTGTGCCAGCGTGCTGCTTGGCACGCTGTATCCGTTGGCGCTGGACGCCCTGAGCGGTCAGAAGATCACGGTGGGCGCGCCGTACTTCAACATCGTCATGGTGCCGATATTCCTCGTGATCGTGCTGCTGATGGCGGTGGGTCCGCTGGTGCCGTGGCGCAAGGCCAACCTCGCGCGCCTGCGCCCGCGCCTGCTGTGGCCGTTTCTCATCGGCGTGGCCGCGGCGGCCGCCGTGCTGGTATTCCTGCCGGCGGTACACTGGACCGGTCCGGTGGCCGTGGGCCTGGCCTTGTTCGCGTTGGCGAACCTGATCACCGAATTCTCCCGCGCCATCCGTCAGCGCCGCCTTCAGCTGAAAGAACCGCTTCCGCGGGCGTGCGTGAAAACCGTACTCGGCAACCGGCGGCATTACGGCGGCATGATCGTGCACTTCGGCATCGTCGTGATCGCGCTCGGACTGGTCGGCTCGGGCCTGTTCCGTTCCGAGGCCGCGATCAACATGGCGCCCGGGGACGTGGTGGAGATCGCCGGCGAGCGGCTGCGCTTCGAGGGCGTGGCGCCGCGACGTGGCCAGAATTACGAGGCCATGCAGGCCAGCCTGACGCTGCTGAACAGCGGGCGAATGGTGCGGCCGGAGCGGCGCCAGTACATGCGCCAGGAAATGCCCATGACCGAAACCGGCATTGATTCCACGATGCTGCGCGATGTTTACGTGGCGCTGGGAGACACCACCAGCGAAGGCCGGTGGGCGGTGCATGTCTATGTCAATCCGCTGGTCCGCTTCATCTGGACCGGCGGGCTGATCATTTTGTCCGGATTACTGCTTTCGCTCAGCGGCCGGCGCGCTAATAAGATCTCTGTAACCGCCGATGAACGCGGATGA
- a CDS encoding cytochrome c-type biogenesis protein, protein MKNFSNLFVKYLCSFALICGFAFFSVSTFAEPVTEDPLERQVLDIGKDLRCAVCQNQPISESNADLAKDMRNIIREQIQAGKSREEIVNYFVERYGDYVLMNPPKRGPGTVVWLAPVVLLLAVGISGFLFLRHRRQESLPPAPKLSQEDAALVRAARKQNRI, encoded by the coding sequence ATGAAAAATTTTTCGAATTTATTTGTTAAATATCTGTGTTCATTTGCGTTAATCTGCGGGTTCGCATTTTTTTCTGTTTCTACTTTTGCCGAGCCGGTGACGGAAGACCCGCTGGAGCGGCAGGTGCTCGACATCGGCAAGGACTTGCGCTGCGCGGTGTGCCAGAACCAGCCGATCTCGGAATCGAACGCCGATCTCGCCAAGGACATGCGGAATATCATCCGTGAACAAATTCAGGCCGGAAAATCGCGCGAGGAGATCGTCAACTATTTCGTCGAACGCTATGGCGATTACGTGTTGATGAATCCGCCCAAGCGCGGCCCGGGCACGGTGGTGTGGCTCGCGCCGGTGGTCCTGCTGCTGGCCGTGGGCATCTCCGGATTTTTATTCCTGCGTCATCGGCGCCAGGAATCGCTGCCGCCGGCGCCAAAACTCTCCCAGGAAGACGCCGCGCTCGTGCGCGCCGCGCGCAAACAAAATCGCATATGA
- a CDS encoding tetratricopeptide repeat protein, producing MIWLAVVALLIAAATAWYLARPLARVMVTDDRERRNQLQQLRDRLLVQLDELDIEEGDRNIDTNVLSDERNRLEAELAGVLHELELPKEKKKKKKAIAVSRRGWAVALALFGVMLPLSAAGLYALYQRPILAYLANPEALADPSMPPDVMKMVARLENRLAGQPEDADGWFRLGRAYAVLGRGEAANAAYARAYKLTPDNPELVAEYAVFLYQGDPQNTGGQVFGLFSRLHQMDPENRDALWFLGFAAYQKGDHKQALGYWDRLLKSLPADSPEAEHMRAITAKMRQQLGKK from the coding sequence ATGATCTGGCTCGCCGTCGTCGCCCTGTTGATCGCGGCCGCCACGGCCTGGTACCTGGCGCGTCCGCTGGCGCGCGTCATGGTTACGGACGATCGCGAACGGCGGAATCAGTTGCAGCAACTGCGTGACCGGCTGCTGGTGCAGCTGGACGAGCTGGATATCGAGGAAGGCGACCGGAATATCGACACCAACGTTCTTTCCGACGAGCGCAACCGGCTCGAGGCGGAGCTGGCGGGGGTGTTGCACGAGCTGGAACTGCCGAAGGAAAAGAAGAAAAAGAAAAAGGCCATAGCGGTATCCCGCCGCGGCTGGGCGGTTGCGCTGGCGCTGTTCGGCGTCATGCTGCCGCTGTCCGCGGCCGGTCTTTATGCATTGTATCAGCGCCCGATTCTGGCCTATCTGGCCAATCCCGAGGCGCTTGCCGATCCCTCGATGCCGCCCGATGTGATGAAAATGGTCGCGCGTCTGGAAAACCGCCTGGCCGGGCAGCCGGAGGACGCCGACGGCTGGTTCCGTCTGGGTCGCGCCTATGCCGTGCTCGGGAGGGGCGAAGCGGCCAACGCGGCCTATGCGCGCGCCTACAAGCTGACGCCTGATAATCCGGAGCTGGTGGCGGAGTACGCCGTATTCCTCTATCAGGGCGACCCGCAGAATACCGGTGGCCAGGTATTCGGCCTTTTCAGCCGCTTGCACCAGATGGATCCGGAAAACCGCGATGCGCTGTGGTTTCTCGGTTTCGCGGCCTATCAGAAAGGCGACCACAAGCAGGCCCTCGGATACTGGGACCGTCTGCTGAAGTCCTTGCCGGCCGACAGTCCCGAGGCCGAGCACATGCGCGCCATTACCGCCAAAATGCGCCAGCAACTGGGAAAAAAATAA